The following proteins come from a genomic window of Miscanthus floridulus cultivar M001 chromosome 2, ASM1932011v1, whole genome shotgun sequence:
- the LOC136514082 gene encoding acyl-CoA-binding domain-containing protein 6 codes for MASSGLAYPDRFYAAAAYAGFGAGGATSSAAISRFQNDVALLLYGLHQQATVGPCNVPKPRAWNPVEQSKWTSWHGLGSMPSAEAMRLFVKILEEEDPGWYSRVPEFNPEPVVDIQMHKPKDEPQSVPASTNGTSIPEPKIISENGSSVETQDKDVILEGLSTVSSHDEWTPLSVSGLRPKPRYEHGAAVLQNKMYIFGGNHNGRYLSDLQALDLKSLTWSKVDAKLQAESADSTKTTQIAPCAGHSLISWGNKFLSIAGHTKDPSEGITVKEFDPHTCTWSIVKTYGKPPVSRGGQTVTLVGTTLVLFGGEDAKRCLLNDLHILDLETMTWDDVDAIGTPPSPRSDHAAACHADRYLLIFGGGSHATCFNDLHVLDLQTMEWSRPKQQGLTPSPRAGHAGATVGENWYIVGGGNNKSGVSETLVLNMSTLTWSVVSTVEGRVPLASEGMTLVHSNYSGYDYLISFGGYNGRYSNEVYTLKLSLKSDSQSTVKEETVSDTTSRVIEPEAEISQDGKIREIAMDSADSDLNNRNDEASEQLIADLKAQKEELEATLSREQLQTVQLKEDIAQAETRNAELTKELQAVRGQLASEQSRCFKLEVDVAELRQKLQSMDALEKEVELLRRQKAASEQAALDAKQRQSSGGMWGWLAGSPPPAV; via the exons atggcgagctcCGGACTCGCCTACCCTGACCGCTTCTACGCCGCCGCGGCCTACGCTGGGTTCGGAGCCGGCGGGGCCACCTCCTCCGCAGCTATCTCTCGCTTCCAGAACGACGTCGCCCTCCTCCTCTACGGCCTGCACCAGCAG GCCACGGTTGGGCCATGCAATGTGCCCAAGCCAAGAGCGTGGAACCCCGTGGAGCAGAGCAAATGGACGAG CTGGCATGGGCTTGGAAGCATGCCTTCAGCGGAGGCGATGCGTCTTTTTGTCAAAATCTTAGAG GAAGAAGATCCTGGATGGTACTCTAGGGTCCCTGAGTTCAACCCTGAGCCTGTTGTAGATATTCAGATGCAT AAACCAAAAGACGAGCCACAGAGTGTACCGGCTTCAACAAATGGAACATCAATTCCAGAACcaaaaatcatttctgaaaatggaagtTCTGTGGAGACTCAGGACAAAGATGTTATTCTGGAAGGCCTTAGTACTGTTAGTTCTCATGATGAGTGGACTCCATTATCTGTCAGTGGTCTCCGTCCGAAGCCTCGTTATGAG CATGGAGCAGCTGTTTTGCAAAATAAGATGTATATATTTGGTGGAAACCATAATGGACGTTACCTTAGTGACCTTCAG GCTTTGGATCTGAAGAGTTTGACCTGGTCCAAGGTTGATGCCAAATTGCAAGCAGAATCTGCTGATTCCACTAAAACCACACAAATTGCTCCATGTGCTGGTCATTCTTTG ATTTCATGGGGCAACAAATTTTTATCTATTGCCGGGCATACAAAAGATCCATCTGAAGGCATTACAG TGAAGGAATTTGATCCGCATACTTGTACCTGGTCGATTGTCAAGACTTACGGGAAACCACCG GTTTCACGTGGAGGTCAAACAGTGACTCTTGTTGGAACGACACTAGTTTTgtttggtggtgaagatgcaaaaCGGTGTCTCTTGAATGACTTGCACATCCTTGATCTTGAAACCATGACATGGGATGATGTGGATGCAAT AGGCACTCCTCCTTCTCCAAGGTCAGATCATGCTGCTGCTTGCCATGCTGACCGCTATCTTTTAATTTTTGGTGGGGGGTCTCATGCAACATGTTTCAATGACCTACATGTCCTTGATTTGCAGACG ATGGAGTGGTCAAGACCCAAACAACAAGGTCTGACTCCAAGCCCAAGAGCTGGCCATGCAGGAGCAACTGTTGGTGAGAACTGGTACATAGTTGGGGGTGGCAATAATAAAAGTG GTGTTTCTGAAACACTTGTGCTTAACATGTCAACTCTAACATGGTCAGTTGTTAGCACTGTGGAAGGACGTGTTCCCCTTGCCAGTGAG GGCATGACTTTAGTGCATAGCAATTACAGTGGTTATGATTATCTCATCTCTTTTGGAGGATACAATGGACGATACAGCAATGAG GTTTACACTCTTAAACTCAGCCTGAAATCAGATTCGCAGTCAACCGTAAAAGAAGAAACTGTctcagatactacatctagggtCATAGAACCTGAGGCTGAAATTTCTCAAGATGGGAAGATACGGGAGATTGCCATGGACAGTGCCGATTCTGACCTG AATAACAGAAATGATGAAGCAAGTGAACAGCTTATAGCAGATCTTAAAGCTCAGAAAGAGGAACTAGAAGCAACACTTAGCAGGGAACAGCTGCAAACTGTGCAACTTAAAGAAGACATTGCTCAAGCAGAGACCAGAAATGCAGAGCTGACAAAG GAACTTCAAGCTGTCCGTGGCCAACTTGCTTCTGAGCAATCCAGATGTTTCAAACTTGAG GTCGATGTTGCGGAACTTCGACAAAAGCTTCAGAGTATGGATGCGTTGGAAAAGGAGGTCGAACTGCTTCGGCGACAGAAAGCCGCTTCTGAGCAAGCAGCGCTGGACGCAAAGCAGAGGCAAAGTTCTGGTGGCATGTGGGGTTGGCTTGCTGGAAGCCCACCACCAGCAGTTTAG